One window from the genome of Engraulis encrasicolus isolate BLACKSEA-1 chromosome 16, IST_EnEncr_1.0, whole genome shotgun sequence encodes:
- the tmx2b gene encoding thioredoxin-related transmembrane protein 2-B has protein sequence MALLTPLFAFLYHLPLVYKWLLKPYYVASLFMSLAFLAIRKTPGICEHLSTTREDGNSCDFDWREVEILMFLSAIVMLKNRRAITVEQHVGNIILFSKVANVFLFFRLDIRMGLLYLTLCIVFLMTCKPPLYMGPEYIKYFNDKTIDEELEKDSRVTWIVEFFANWSPECQSFASVYADLSLKYNCAGLKFGKVDIGRYGEVSKKYRVSTSPLSKQLPSLVLFQGGKEIMRRPQVDKKGRAVSWSFTEENIIREFNLNELYQKSKKLSKKGERNEKAIESQFPPVPEEEEMEADTNAQEVETETKKDK, from the exons ATGGCGTTATTGACTCCGTTATTTGCGTTTTTGTATCACTTGCCACTGGTCTACAAATGGCTGCTGAAGCCGTATTATGTCGCTTCATTGTTTATGTCACTTGCTTTCTTAGCGATTCGCAAGACGCCTGGAATTTGCGAACACCTATCAACGACACGAGAAGATGGAAACTCCTGTGACTTTGACTGG AGAGAAGTGGAGATCCTGATGTTTCTCAGTGCCATCGTAATGTTGAAGAACAGAAGAGCAA TCACAGTGGAACAGCATGTGGGAAACATCATCCTCTTCAGCAAGGTGGCCAATGTGTTCCTGTTCTTCAGGCTGGATATCCGCATGGGCCTGCTCTACCTGACTCTCTGCATTG TGTTCCTTATGACCTGCAAGCCACCTCTGTACATGGGCCCTGAGTACATCAAATACTTCAATGACAAGACTATAGAT gaggagctggagaaggacAGCCGTGTGACCTGGATTGTGGAGTTTTTCGCCAACTGGTCTCCGGAGTGTCAGTCCTTTGCCTCTGTCTATGCTGACCTGTCACTGAA ATATAACTGTGCTGGTCTCAAATTTGGGAAGGTGGATATTGGAAGATATGGAGAGGTGTCAAAGAA GTACAGGGTCAGCACGTCCCCTCTGTCGAAGCAGCTCCCCTCGCTCGTCCTCTTCCAGGGGGGCAAGGAGATCATGAGGCGTCCTCAGGTGGACAAGAAGGGAAGAGCAGTTTCCTGGAGCTTCACTGAG GAGAACATCATCAGAGAGTTCAACTTGAATGAATTGTACCAGAAGTCAAAGAAGCTGAGCAAGAAGGGCGAGAGGAACGAGAAAGCCATCGAGTCCCAGTTTCCCCCAGTGcccgaggaggaggagatggaggctgATACCAATGCACAGGAGGTGGAGACGGAGACCAAGAAGGACAAATAG